Within Anopheles ziemanni chromosome 2, idAnoZiCoDA_A2_x.2, whole genome shotgun sequence, the genomic segment CGCTACGTCTCGTCTGCCCTCAACCCTTATTACTTAAGCGGAATGATTTGCGCAAAGACCGATTGCAGCCGGGTTGCATAAATGCTCTGCCCTGCGCTAACATTGACCGAGAAAACAATGCCGCGGCAGATACGggccaaaaaataaaagtatatcACCGTCTTATCTTGGCAGCCAACCTGAAACGGAGACCTCACCACAATTTCGGATATCTCTCTGCGGCGTAAGCAATCAAAACGCGAGCCTTATCTGTCACCCACACGACGGCGGTCGGCGGTGTTTTATAGCTAAGGTTTTGTGTGTCCGTAAACTCTCCCCAAACGGGGCGGCATCtcaaaatcgaagaaaaataatcccGGGGATTACGCTCAGCAAAATCCCAGACCCTAGGGCGATTAGCCCAGCAGTGTCGGGTTATAGCGTTCGGCCAGCGACCTCCAAAACTGTATCCGATCGTGCAACGGATTCTCCAGCATGCACACTGGATCGTTCAGCTCGAGGGCCTTCAGGACGAACGGTTCGCCGGAGGGTGTAGGAGCGACCGGTTCCCATCGGAAGCCGATGCTGTCGACTTGCTCATCCGGCGTAGGGTTGCTGAACTTGGCAAAGTTAGTCCAAAGCTGGCACAGCAACGAACGAGCTCGTCCGGCGCTGGAATCAGGCTGCACCTGCACATGGAACTCGGAACCGCTGAACAGGTACGGCAGCTCGTCACCGTGGCAGGCTCCCGGGGTTCCTTCCGGTACGTTTAAGAACTTGCGCATCTGGTTCAGCTCGTTTTCGTATGCGAAATTGTAGAAGTACAGTGGAGCTCTGTTGAGAAAGAATTCGAAATTGGCATGTAAATACTAGGTCCTTGACTAAACTGTCCTCCAGAATATGCCAAAAACTTACTCCTGCTGATAGCGAGAATGCAACTCAGCGGCATTGAACACGGGGAAATTGAAACCAACGTCAGCCAAAAGATCCAACATGCGTAGAACCGTATCCTGGCTGATCGGTTGATCCTGGAAGTAGAACTGACGAATTTCCTCCAACACGGCTGGTGCCGTATCGCGCGGGATTCCGAAATCTAGCGGCAGTGTCATGCCCAGGTTACTCGCCAACACGTCCAGCATCGTATGCATGTGTCCATTCCATAACAACCCCTCACCGCTGTTTACCCCATATATCAAAGGAATCGATGTCACATTGGGTTGCTTCAGCAGCTCCTCACCACGCTGCGGAATGATCGGATCCTCCGAGGTAGCGTCCTCGATCGAGGGAATGAACGGTGACGCAAAGTAGATGCTCTTCTCAGCCTCCTCAAACGCTTTGTTTGCATTCGCCACTAAATCTTCGGCCGAAGCGTTTCGCAAAGTTTCTGAAGGTGGACGAAGGATCGATTATGACTCACCGACTTTTGTAGTTACTTTTATACGTACCCAAAACTCCCGCATCATCGTCTCCCTCGTAGCCCAACACCGAGGCCAACTTGCGTGCCTTATGCTCCGGCTGGTACTGCAACCCCCAGGGACAGAACACCGAACCCGACTGGCAGATTGCCTTGTGGAAGAACTGGCGAGACGTTGGCGAGAGGTAGTGCCAGTTCACCGATGCACTGCCAGCACTTTCCCCGAACAGCGTTACGTTCGATGGATCGCCCCCGAAATGGACAATGTTCTCCTTCACCCAGCGAAGAGCCAACTGTTGATCTTTCAGTCCCTGGTTGCCGTGGATGCCGACAGACGGAAGGGCAAGGAAACCGAGCGGTCCCAGTCGATAGTTGAACGTCACCAGAACCACGCCCTCCTGCACCAGATAGTCTGGGCCGTACAAACTCGTGCTCGAACTGCCAGTATAGAAACCGCCACCATGAATCCACACCATGACCGGCATCAGCGTACCGGGCTGACCACTCGGAGCACTCGTTGTGTACACGTTCAGATAGAGACAATCCTCCGTTCCGTGGCCACCTTCGGGCAGGTAAAAGCAGGCAGTGCAGATACTCCGCTCCTGGCTACAGTCCAGCGGTTCTTCGGAGAACTTTTCCACTGGAACCGGCGGCTTGAAGCGCAGCTCACCCAACGGCGGTTCCGCGTACGGAATACCCTGGTAGGAGTAATACTCCTTGTTAGCTGCGGTTACCTTCCGGCGGCCAACAATCTTCCCCGGCTTGATGGTAAGCTCTACATCGTCCGCAAACACGAGCGGCTCACCGCCATTCGGCACACTCGTCTCATCGACGATCAACGGTAGATCGCTGGAAGGGGGCTAAAGGAGAACCTGTTTGAAACTAAGTTACATAATCGTGCACTCAACGTTCACTCTTACCTGATAGGCGCTGGCCGGAGGCAAAGAGCTCGGATCCACGCGCGGCGGAACTGGATCTCTCTTTACGACCGTCGGTGGAACGTACAGCTTGCGGATAACCATCCTGTCGGGCAGTTTGCTTCGAACTAAACGGGCCACCCACCGGATTTGGTCGGTTGAAGCTTAGAAGTATACTCTATCTCCGCTCCAAAAGATACGTTGATAAGATATGGGCAGAgggagcaaaaagaaaaatcacgcCGCCCCGGGGAATGACTGCGGATTCTTCCGATTGGTGCGAGATTTGGCAAATACTTGCCATGACATCATACCCACTTTGTCGTACACCGTTCGGTTAATGTTTCTCGATATTTGATCAGCAACACCGCTCTTGAACTTTCGGTCGCTTACAAAAAGGAACACAACTGTGTGTGGTGAATTAATTATGCTCGAAAACATATTTCCTGGTGcgcttttttaaacttttatcgTTTTATCTAATCACCTTATCGCGCACCGTTTATCATTGATTTGGAAACCGGCGCAATTTTTGGGCAAGGCTAAATCCGTGCCCAAATGTACCGAGAACTGTCCCTTCTCTTCCTCCTTTCTTCCTCCCCAGGGATAAATATACAGAATAAGCCACCTCTTGCATCTTCATTGGATGAAACGTAAGTTCTTGTACCACATGGGACCATATCTAATTTTAGAAATCAAAGCGATTcctttcataacttttaaagGTCTGTGTGTAATGGaaaattttatataatttttatagATCGAACTTTCAGCGATTTTCTCATTCAGTTGTGTGTTTTCATAAATAAGCACAATTAATTCATGGTTATTAATGATACAACAGTTACATGAATTGTTTATTCCCAACAGTTATATTTTTGATATAGCTCTCTCCAAAATTGAATCCGCCTGTTGGGAAGACTCTTCATCTTTACCCCTTGGTTACCAATCTCCAGCGCCATCCATTGAATCTCCGACGGGCCCGGGCTTTCCAGTGGAGTCCACACAACGCCATCATTTGTCGTAGCGCACGGGGAGGAAGTTTTTGCGAAACTGGCCCACAGCTGGCACACTGTTTCTCTTAATTGCCAACCCGTGGACTGCCGTTCGATGGCGTCGGTATTGAAGTACGGCGAGCTGAACAGATAGCAAACGTCGTCCGCGTGGCTGGCACCCCGATGTTCGTCCGGCACTTTCCACAGTTTGCGAAATTTGTTCAGTTCCGTTTCTGCGGTGAAATGGTAGAAAAATATGCTCctgaaaaatacacacacacacacacatatcaaTCAATTGTGTTGATAGTACAAACCCCTGCGCTTGAAAGAGGTCCCTTACCCAGTCTGGTGCTTTAAATGCAACTCGGCCGCTTGTACCGCAGGGATGAGGTAGAAAATGTCGGTAAATATTCTACTCATCTGCAGTTCGGTGGAGCGAGCGATTCCGGTTGTGCAACAGTAGAAATCTATGACGTCTTGCGCTACCTTCTGTCGACGGTCCGATGGAATGTTCAGTGAGGCCGGAAGGAAGCGAGTCACTTCAGTCCTGTACCGGTCCAGATGCAGACGGAAGGTGTTTATCTTGTACAGAGCCTCCTCACTGGTCACTCCAATGATCATGGGGATGGTCACACTGTTCGGGTGCTTCAGCAAAACCATCACATCCTCCGTGACTACAGGTTCGTCCGCTTCGGGCACTTCCACCGTTGGCCGGAATGGGTAAACCGAATCGAGTGTTTTCTCATACACGGTCAGCGCTTCTTTCTGATGTTTGGCAAGCTGGTCCGGAGCCACATTCATAAGCGTTTCTGTAAATCAACAAGAGTATTGCAATATTGGATCGAAGTTGGtaacgtttcatttcattttatgttGACGTACCCAGCACAAGGTCATCAGAAGCACCCTCTGGACAGCCGAAAAACTCCGCCAACCGCCTTGCCTTTCGCTCCGGATCGTTCTGAAAGGTAATCGAACTAGTCGCAACCCCCGATTGACAGATAGCTTTGTGGAACAGGTGGCGGGACCGCTCCGATAGGCAGTGTAGATGGGTCGAAACCGCACCGGCACTTTCACCGAACAGCGTCACATTACCAGCGTCGCCCCCAAAGCGACCGATATTTGACCGCACCCATTCGAGCGCCATCCGTTGATCCTTCAGCCCCATATTGCCGTAGATTCCCACCGACGGTAAACACAAAAATCCAGCCGGTCCGAGTCGATAGTTTACCGTTACGACGACGACACCCTGCGCCACCAGCCACTCCGGGTCGTATACCGTCGAATCGGCGCTCCCAGTGCAGAAGGCTCCACCGTGCAGCCAGACCATCACGGGCAGTAGGAGGGTTCCC encodes:
- the LOC131294075 gene encoding esterase B1-like; translation: MVIRKLYVPPTVVKRDPVPPRVDPSSLPPASAYQPPSSDLPLIVDETSVPNGGEPLVFADDVELTIKPGKIVGRRKVTAANKEYYSYQGIPYAEPPLGELRFKPPVPVEKFSEEPLDCSQERSICTACFYLPEGGHGTEDCLYLNVYTTSAPSGQPGTLMPVMVWIHGGGFYTGSSSTSLYGPDYLVQEGVVLVTFNYRLGPLGFLALPSVGIHGNQGLKDQQLALRWVKENIVHFGGDPSNVTLFGESAGSASVNWHYLSPTSRQFFHKAICQSGSVFCPWGLQYQPEHKARKLASVLGYEGDDDAGVLETLRNASAEDLVANANKAFEEAEKSIYFASPFIPSIEDATSEDPIIPQRGEELLKQPNVTSIPLIYGVNSGEGLLWNGHMHTMLDVLASNLGMTLPLDFGIPRDTAPAVLEEIRQFYFQDQPISQDTVLRMLDLLADVGFNFPVFNAAELHSRYQQEAPLYFYNFAYENELNQMRKFLNVPEGTPGACHGDELPYLFSGSEFHVQVQPDSSAGRARSLLCQLWTNFAKFSNPTPDEQVDSIGFRWEPVAPTPSGEPFVLKALELNDPVCMLENPLHDRIQFWRSLAERYNPTLLG
- the LOC131294076 gene encoding esterase B1-like is translated as MEANCTVRVSSGVIRGVTAPLPNGEPCFRFKGIPYAEPPVGSRRFRPPQPFKQHAKPVPLDCSVERCVSLASSYLPPDAIGSEDCLFLNVYTPINPTVVDGCTGTLLLPVMVWLHGGAFCTGSADSTVYDPEWLVAQGVVVVTVNYRLGPAGFLCLPSVGIYGNMGLKDQRMALEWVRSNIGRFGGDAGNVTLFGESAGAVSTHLHCLSERSRHLFHKAICQSGVATSSITFQNDPERKARRLAEFFGCPEGASDDLVLETLMNVAPDQLAKHQKEALTVYEKTLDSVYPFRPTVEVPEADEPVVTEDVMVLLKHPNSVTIPMIIGVTSEEALYKINTFRLHLDRYRTEVTRFLPASLNIPSDRRQKVAQDVIDFYCCTTGIARSTELQMSRIFTDIFYLIPAVQAAELHLKHQTGSIFFYHFTAETELNKFRKLWKVPDEHRGASHADDVCYLFSSPYFNTDAIERQSTGWQLRETVCQLWASFAKTSSPCATTNDGVVWTPLESPGPSEIQWMALEIGNQGVKMKSLPNRRIQFWRELYQKYNCWE